One Solirubrobacter pauli DNA window includes the following coding sequences:
- a CDS encoding DegT/DnrJ/EryC1/StrS family aminotransferase gives MTSGSAVSNPIPVTRLDQADPALLDELLEVVEGVARKGAFTMGAELEGFEDEFATYCGSAHSVGVSSGTEAISLALRALEIGAGDEVIVPTNSFIATAEAVSWVGATAKLVDVDPSTHLLTAEQVAAAITPRTRAVIPVHLMGSTVDLDPIMDLAREAGLRVIEDTAQAHGADHRGRRVGSIGDIGCFSFYPTKNLGGWGDGGAIATDDEELAARVRLLRSHGESPRYHHRMVGTTARLDALQAAILRVKLRRLDDRNADRRRLGAALRAGLEGTSVELPSPAFEGADHVYHLFIVRSQQRDALRAHLEQHGVSSAVHYPFPIHLTEAYGPEPKGSLPNAEALAEQILTLPLFPTMSDDEVARVIAAVESFDSQE, from the coding sequence GTGACCTCCGGCAGCGCCGTTTCCAATCCGATTCCAGTCACGCGCCTCGACCAGGCTGATCCTGCGCTACTGGACGAACTGCTCGAAGTCGTCGAAGGCGTCGCCCGCAAGGGCGCGTTCACGATGGGTGCCGAGCTCGAGGGCTTCGAGGACGAGTTCGCGACCTACTGCGGGTCCGCGCACTCCGTCGGCGTCTCCTCGGGCACCGAGGCGATCTCGCTGGCGCTGCGCGCGCTCGAGATCGGCGCCGGTGACGAGGTCATCGTGCCGACGAACTCCTTCATCGCGACGGCCGAGGCCGTGAGCTGGGTCGGCGCCACGGCGAAGCTGGTCGACGTCGACCCGTCGACGCACCTGCTCACCGCCGAGCAGGTCGCCGCCGCCATCACCCCGCGGACGCGCGCGGTCATCCCCGTCCACCTGATGGGCTCGACCGTCGACCTGGACCCGATCATGGACCTGGCCCGCGAGGCCGGGCTGCGCGTGATCGAGGACACCGCGCAGGCGCACGGCGCCGACCACCGCGGCCGCCGCGTCGGCTCGATCGGCGACATCGGCTGCTTCTCCTTCTACCCCACCAAGAACCTCGGTGGATGGGGCGACGGCGGCGCGATCGCCACGGACGACGAGGAGCTCGCGGCCCGCGTCCGCCTCCTGCGCTCGCACGGCGAGAGCCCGCGCTACCACCACCGGATGGTCGGCACGACCGCGCGCCTGGACGCGCTGCAGGCCGCGATCCTGCGCGTGAAGCTGCGCCGCCTCGACGACCGCAACGCCGACCGCCGCCGCCTCGGTGCCGCGCTCCGCGCGGGCCTGGAGGGCACGAGCGTCGAGCTCCCGTCGCCCGCCTTCGAGGGCGCCGACCACGTCTACCACCTGTTCATCGTGCGCTCCCAGCAGCGCGACGCGCTGCGCGCGCACCTCGAGCAGCACGGCGTCTCGAGCGCGGTCCACTACCCGTTCCCGATCCACCTCACCGAGGCGTACGGCCCGGAGCCCAAGGGCTCGCTGCCGAACGCCGAGGCGCTGGCGGAGCAGATCCTGACGTTGCCGCTGTTCCCGACCATGTCCGATGACGAGGTCGCCCGCGTGATCGCGGCGGTCGAGTCCTTCGATTCCCAGGAGTAG
- a CDS encoding Gfo/Idh/MocA family protein, translating into MFTTDKTPLRTAVVGYGYWGPNLVRNVIERPDMEFAGLCEMDAERAAAFSAKVPGAPVYSDLAEVVANPEIDAVLVATPPRTHHAVVSQALRGGKHVLVEKPLAKTAAEARDLIEIAEANGRVLMPGHTFLYSPPVNKVKQLVDAGALGEIYFVTSSRLNLGKYQPDGVVCDLAPHDLSILLYLLEEPIVSVSASARSVFQDGVPEAAFLTATFASGAMANIQLSWLSPRKVREMVVVGSQQMVQYDDTANDEAVRVYDRGMDFKTPTNFGEHQLSYRSGDIIIPRIGAAEPLSLELEDFVNAVRTGSRPRSHAELGYEIVAAVEAAEESLRNGGIPVSIEPVRATA; encoded by the coding sequence ATGTTCACGACGGACAAGACCCCGCTGCGCACCGCGGTCGTCGGCTACGGCTACTGGGGTCCGAACCTGGTCCGCAACGTCATCGAGCGCCCGGACATGGAGTTCGCCGGGCTCTGCGAGATGGATGCCGAGCGCGCCGCCGCCTTCTCCGCCAAGGTCCCGGGTGCCCCGGTCTACTCCGACCTCGCGGAGGTCGTCGCGAACCCGGAGATCGACGCCGTGCTCGTCGCGACGCCGCCGCGGACCCACCACGCGGTCGTCTCGCAGGCCCTGCGGGGCGGCAAGCACGTGCTCGTCGAGAAGCCGCTGGCCAAGACGGCCGCCGAGGCGCGTGACCTGATCGAGATCGCCGAGGCCAACGGCCGGGTGCTCATGCCTGGCCACACGTTCCTCTACAGCCCGCCGGTGAACAAGGTCAAGCAGCTGGTCGACGCCGGCGCCCTGGGCGAGATCTACTTCGTCACCTCCTCGCGCCTGAACCTGGGCAAGTACCAGCCCGACGGCGTCGTCTGCGACCTGGCGCCGCACGACCTCTCGATCCTCCTGTACCTGCTCGAGGAGCCGATCGTCTCGGTCAGCGCCTCGGCCCGCAGCGTGTTCCAGGACGGCGTCCCGGAGGCCGCGTTCCTGACGGCCACGTTCGCCTCGGGCGCGATGGCGAACATCCAGCTCTCCTGGCTCTCGCCGCGCAAGGTCCGCGAGATGGTCGTCGTCGGCAGCCAGCAGATGGTGCAGTACGACGACACGGCCAACGACGAGGCCGTGCGCGTCTACGACCGCGGCATGGACTTCAAGACGCCGACGAACTTCGGCGAGCACCAGCTCAGCTACCGCAGCGGCGACATCATCATCCCGCGCATCGGGGCCGCCGAGCCGCTGAGCCTGGAGCTCGAGGACTTCGTCAACGCGGTGCGGACCGGCTCGCGCCCGCGCTCGCACGCCGAGCTCGGCTACGAGATCGTCGCCGCGGTCGAGGCGGCCGAGGAGTCGCTGCGCAACGGCGGCATCCCGGTGTCGATCGAGCCCGTTCGCGCCACCGCCTGA
- a CDS encoding acyltransferase, with amino-acid sequence MDVSATARALRVPRAAVPAVLRVAGLPVPRTVRWLLMTACGLELETRAIAPGSRFFGRGVRIGRGSFVNTGCLFDSWAPVTIGANCAVGPGVMFITSTHRLGPHEQRALDIEAAPIVIGDGCWIGAGAIILPGVTVGAGAVIAAGAVVTGDCEPDRLYGGVPARPLRTLGD; translated from the coding sequence GTGGACGTCTCGGCGACCGCTCGTGCTCTGCGGGTTCCGCGCGCCGCCGTGCCGGCGGTGCTGCGCGTCGCCGGCCTGCCCGTGCCGCGGACGGTCCGCTGGCTGCTGATGACCGCGTGCGGGCTCGAGCTCGAGACGCGGGCGATCGCGCCCGGGTCGCGCTTCTTCGGCCGTGGGGTGCGGATCGGGCGCGGCAGCTTCGTCAACACGGGCTGCCTGTTCGACTCCTGGGCGCCGGTCACGATCGGCGCCAACTGCGCGGTCGGCCCGGGCGTGATGTTCATCACCTCGACCCACCGGCTCGGACCGCACGAGCAGCGCGCGCTCGACATCGAGGCCGCGCCGATCGTGATCGGCGACGGCTGCTGGATCGGCGCCGGCGCGATCATCCTCCCGGGCGTGACCGTCGGCGCGGGTGCGGTCATCGCGGCCGGGGCGGTCGTCACCGGCGACTGCGAGCCCGACCGCCTCTACGGCGGCGTCCCGGCGCGGCCGTTGCGCACGCTCGGCGACTGA
- a CDS encoding polysaccharide deacetylase family protein: MSSRSINFTFHGIGPQERFLEPGEGTVWVSTERFRSVLDAVKGRSDVRITFDDGNRSDVEIALPALLERGMTATFFVVAGRLGSDAFLTAEDLRALAAAGMRIGSHGMHHRPWREADLQEEVVTAKAVLEDALGQPITEAACPFGSYDRRVLKALKRAGYARVYTSDRGSAAPGEWLQARTSITEAGDVRSLMDPSAPSLRRRAELAAKRWR, translated from the coding sequence GTGTCATCTCGGTCAATCAACTTCACGTTTCACGGCATCGGCCCGCAGGAGCGTTTCCTAGAGCCCGGCGAGGGTACCGTCTGGGTCAGCACCGAGCGCTTCCGGTCGGTGCTCGACGCCGTCAAGGGCCGGTCCGACGTCCGCATCACCTTCGACGACGGCAACCGCTCAGACGTCGAGATCGCGCTCCCGGCCCTGCTGGAGCGCGGGATGACGGCCACGTTCTTCGTCGTCGCCGGCCGCCTGGGCAGCGACGCGTTCCTGACCGCGGAGGACCTGCGTGCCCTCGCCGCGGCGGGCATGCGGATCGGCAGCCACGGCATGCATCACCGGCCGTGGCGCGAGGCGGACCTCCAGGAGGAGGTCGTCACGGCCAAGGCGGTCCTCGAGGACGCGCTCGGGCAGCCGATCACCGAGGCAGCGTGCCCGTTCGGCTCCTACGACCGCCGCGTCCTCAAAGCGCTCAAGCGCGCCGGCTACGCACGCGTCTACACCAGCGACCGTGGCAGCGCCGCTCCGGGCGAGTGGCTTCAGGCCCGGACCAGCATCACCGAGGCCGGCGACGTCCGGTCGCTGATGGACCCCTCCGCGCCGTCCCTGCGCCGGCGCGCCGAGCTGGCGGCGAAGCGATGGCGGTGA
- a CDS encoding acyl-CoA ligase (AMP-forming), exosortase A system-associated translates to MRTQLHEIVEHMAARRPEAPALTFKDQTASYAQLWAGAKAVGAGLNALGLARGERIGLLLDKRIETVESIFGASAGGAVFVPINPLLKGPQVAYILDDCDVRVLITTAPRYELLRDDLAGCEALEHVVVLDGEASGAVTWDAFLSDAEPVDHGVVDVDMAAIFYTSGSTGKPKGVVLSHRNLVVGGASVSQYLANDEQDVILAALPLSFDAGFSQLTTAFTVGAHVVLLNYLLPKDVVRLCARHQVTGLTCVPPLFIQLTEQQWPDEATASLRYFANTGGRMPRATLDKLRAIFPQAKPFLMYGLTEAFRSTYLDPAEVDRRPDSIGKAIPNAEVLVVREDGSICDAGEEGELVHRGALVSLGYWNDPEKTAERFKPAPNRAPGIVNPELAVFSGDLVRRDEEGFLYFVSRKDEMIKTSGYRVSPTEIEEVAYATGLVGDAVALGFDDDRLGQRIVLAVSPADGSELLPETLLAALKAKLPTYMVPKSVLVRPSLPRSPNNKFDRNLLRQELASA, encoded by the coding sequence ATGCGCACACAACTGCACGAGATCGTCGAGCACATGGCGGCCCGCCGCCCCGAGGCGCCCGCGCTGACGTTCAAGGACCAGACGGCGAGCTACGCCCAGCTCTGGGCCGGCGCCAAGGCCGTCGGCGCCGGGCTCAACGCGCTCGGCCTCGCACGGGGTGAGCGGATCGGGCTGCTGCTGGACAAGCGCATCGAGACGGTCGAGTCGATCTTCGGCGCCTCGGCCGGCGGCGCGGTGTTCGTGCCGATCAACCCGCTGCTGAAGGGCCCGCAGGTCGCGTACATCCTCGACGACTGCGACGTCCGGGTGCTGATCACCACCGCGCCGCGCTACGAGCTGCTGCGCGATGACCTCGCCGGGTGCGAAGCGCTCGAGCACGTCGTCGTGCTCGACGGCGAGGCGTCCGGCGCGGTGACGTGGGACGCGTTCCTCAGCGACGCGGAGCCCGTCGACCACGGCGTCGTGGACGTCGACATGGCGGCGATCTTCTACACCTCCGGCAGCACCGGCAAGCCCAAGGGCGTCGTGCTCTCGCACCGCAACCTGGTGGTCGGCGGCGCGAGCGTCAGCCAGTACCTGGCGAACGACGAGCAGGACGTGATCCTCGCCGCGTTGCCGCTGAGCTTCGACGCCGGCTTCAGCCAGCTCACCACCGCCTTCACCGTCGGCGCGCACGTCGTGCTGCTCAACTACCTGCTGCCCAAGGACGTCGTGCGCCTGTGCGCGCGTCACCAGGTCACCGGCCTCACGTGCGTCCCGCCGCTGTTCATCCAGCTCACCGAGCAGCAGTGGCCTGACGAGGCCACCGCGAGCCTGCGCTATTTCGCCAACACCGGCGGCCGGATGCCCCGCGCGACGCTGGACAAGCTCCGCGCCATCTTCCCGCAGGCCAAGCCGTTCCTGATGTACGGCCTCACGGAGGCCTTCCGCTCCACGTACCTCGACCCGGCCGAGGTCGACCGTCGTCCCGACTCGATCGGCAAGGCGATCCCGAACGCCGAGGTCCTCGTCGTCCGCGAGGACGGCTCCATCTGCGACGCCGGCGAGGAGGGCGAGCTCGTCCATCGCGGCGCGCTCGTGTCGCTCGGCTACTGGAACGACCCGGAGAAGACGGCCGAGCGCTTCAAGCCCGCGCCCAACCGCGCCCCGGGGATCGTCAACCCCGAGCTCGCGGTCTTCTCGGGCGACCTGGTCCGGCGCGACGAGGAGGGCTTCCTCTACTTCGTCAGCCGCAAGGACGAGATGATCAAGACCTCCGGCTACCGCGTGAGCCCGACGGAGATCGAGGAGGTCGCCTACGCCACCGGGCTCGTCGGCGACGCCGTCGCCCTCGGGTTCGACGACGACCGGCTCGGCCAGCGGATCGTGCTCGCGGTCAGCCCGGCCGACGGCTCGGAGCTGCTTCCCGAGACGCTGCTCGCCGCGCTGAAGGCCAAGCTCCCGACCTACATGGTTCCGAAGAGCGTGCTCGTGCGACCGAGCCTTCCGCGCTCGCCCAACAACAAGTTCGACCGCAATCTGCTGCGTCAGGAGCTCGCAAGCGCATGA
- a CDS encoding pyridoxal-dependent decarboxylase, exosortase A system-associated has translation MTETTTTRAVAEIGGVPLDVLAERVGSTPFFAYDRAALTERVALLRRTLPRDLQLSYAVKANPMPAVVQHLAGLVDSLDVASADEMRVALDTPLDGSRISFAGPGKTPAEIRRAVAANVTIEMESETEARRVAQAGEELGIRPRAAVRVNPDFRVKGSGMRMGGGPQQFGVDAEVVPDLLREIAATDIEFRGFHIFAGSQNLSAEILCEAQRKTVELALALAAEAPDPVRYLNIGGGFGIPYFDKDEPLDLDAIGANLHELLSTLVRPALGDETRVVTELGRYIVGEAGHYVTRVVDRKQSRGQTFLVVDGGMHHQLAASGNFGQVIRRNYPVSIGTRAGAEPSETVSVVGCLCTPLDLLADKALLPEADIGDLVVVHQAGAYGLTASPTAFLSHPAPAEVLV, from the coding sequence ATGACCGAGACGACCACCACTCGCGCCGTCGCCGAGATCGGCGGCGTCCCGCTCGACGTCCTGGCCGAGCGCGTCGGCTCGACGCCGTTCTTCGCCTACGACCGGGCGGCGCTCACCGAGCGCGTCGCGCTGCTGCGGCGCACGCTGCCGCGTGACCTGCAGCTCAGCTACGCGGTGAAGGCCAACCCGATGCCGGCCGTCGTCCAGCACCTGGCGGGCCTCGTCGACTCGCTCGACGTCGCGTCCGCGGACGAGATGCGGGTCGCGCTCGACACGCCGCTCGACGGCAGCCGCATCAGCTTCGCCGGGCCGGGCAAGACGCCGGCCGAGATCCGGCGTGCGGTGGCCGCCAACGTGACGATCGAGATGGAGTCCGAGACCGAGGCCCGTCGTGTGGCCCAGGCGGGCGAGGAGCTCGGCATCCGCCCACGCGCCGCGGTGCGGGTGAACCCCGACTTCCGGGTCAAGGGCTCCGGGATGCGGATGGGCGGCGGCCCGCAGCAGTTCGGCGTCGACGCCGAGGTCGTCCCCGACCTGCTCCGGGAGATCGCGGCCACCGACATCGAGTTCCGCGGGTTCCACATCTTCGCGGGGTCGCAGAACCTCAGCGCCGAGATCCTCTGCGAGGCGCAGCGCAAGACGGTGGAGCTCGCCCTCGCGCTGGCCGCCGAGGCGCCGGACCCGGTGCGCTACCTGAACATCGGCGGCGGCTTCGGCATCCCCTACTTCGACAAGGACGAGCCGCTCGACCTCGACGCCATCGGCGCGAACCTGCACGAGCTGCTGTCGACGCTGGTCCGCCCGGCGCTGGGTGACGAGACCCGCGTGGTGACCGAGCTCGGCCGCTACATCGTCGGCGAGGCCGGCCACTACGTGACGCGCGTGGTCGACCGCAAGCAGTCCCGCGGGCAGACGTTCCTCGTCGTCGACGGCGGCATGCACCACCAGCTCGCCGCCTCGGGCAACTTCGGCCAGGTCATCCGGCGCAACTACCCGGTGTCGATCGGGACGCGCGCCGGCGCCGAGCCGTCCGAGACGGTCAGCGTCGTCGGCTGCCTGTGCACGCCGCTGGACCTGCTCGCGGACAAGGCGCTGCTGCCCGAGGCCGACATCGGCGACCTCGTCGTCGTGCACCAGGCCGGGGCCTACGGCCTGACCGCGAGCCCGACCGCCTTTCTCAGCCACCCCGCACCCGCCGAGGTGCTCGTATGA
- a CDS encoding acyl carrier protein, translating into MNTAAIIDDVKAVVVETLNVEDRADAIGPSTPLLGSLPELDSMAVLELVYALETRFGIAVDGEDVSAEVFETLTSLTEFVESKLS; encoded by the coding sequence GTGAACACCGCCGCCATCATCGACGACGTCAAGGCCGTCGTGGTCGAGACCCTCAACGTGGAGGATCGCGCCGACGCCATCGGCCCGTCGACTCCGTTGCTCGGCTCGCTGCCGGAGCTGGACTCGATGGCGGTGCTCGAGCTCGTGTACGCGCTCGAGACGCGCTTCGGGATCGCGGTCGACGGCGAGGACGTCAGCGCCGAGGTGTTCGAGACGCTCACGAGCCTCACGGAGTTCGTGGAGTCCAAGCTGTCCTAG